In a genomic window of Acetomicrobium sp. S15 = DSM 107314:
- a CDS encoding PCC domain-containing protein, with the protein MGKSALLSSLGSGRVLEIVQFKVTEGADLLEAIEEGVKASGISCGVFVSGLGALRRAVFRNLKWWPKEFPVKPEDRLYLTLEQPLELLSLSGWIAPREGSEEVEVHAHFTASTVMNDTVAALGGHLTKGTIAGIKVIVAIAKLEMPNARVVSDESTRSSDIAFD; encoded by the coding sequence ATGGGCAAAAGTGCATTGTTGAGCTCTTTGGGTAGCGGTAGGGTTTTGGAAATAGTGCAATTTAAGGTTACGGAGGGCGCAGATCTCCTCGAGGCTATTGAAGAGGGTGTTAAGGCGAGCGGCATATCTTGCGGTGTCTTCGTCTCGGGCTTGGGGGCATTGAGGAGGGCTGTGTTTCGCAACTTGAAGTGGTGGCCCAAGGAGTTTCCGGTGAAGCCAGAAGATAGGCTCTACCTTACGTTGGAGCAACCTTTGGAATTGCTGTCGCTCAGTGGTTGGATTGCCCCACGGGAGGGGTCAGAGGAAGTCGAGGTGCATGCCCATTTTACAGCTTCTACGGTGATGAACGATACAGTTGCTGCGTTGGGGGGACACCTAACAAAGGGGACGATCGCAGGGATCAAGGTCATCGTAGCCATTGCCAAATTGGAAATGCCAAATGCGCGCGTCGTGTCGGACGAGAGTACGCGCAGCTCTGATATAGCCTTCGATTGA
- a CDS encoding AbrB family transcriptional regulator, producing MFGLLFLFGIGGAGAWLFLRLRLPAPSILGSLFAVALLCPLGLKVAFPTGIVSFFSKVTIGAFIGLRFDRNCTKLLRDLAWPSIIVSLWMLGTSIGCGMLLYLFTDLPISTALLGSTAGGVAEMALLALSLGADVASVTLLQTFRLVGSMFVMPLLGARYAGSDGGSLDEELPPCSSSCDSSDSSPWRYMTFVGLALLGGWAGTISHVPAGSLLGSMFFVGVFCALGIPMWSPPKIIRSIAQTGVGITIGLSMTEETFRQLYFMLPPVLLLTGGMIACAVALGFLLKRITGWDLVTCLLSASPAGLTQMGAIADEMGADPLIVSLMHTVRLVSILIVMPFSLSALLS from the coding sequence CTGTTCGGGTTGCTGTTTCTGTTCGGAATCGGAGGGGCTGGGGCGTGGCTCTTCTTGCGGCTGCGCTTGCCAGCCCCCTCTATATTGGGTTCCCTTTTTGCCGTAGCTTTGCTATGTCCGTTAGGGCTGAAGGTTGCATTCCCCACGGGCATTGTCTCTTTCTTCAGCAAGGTGACAATAGGGGCCTTTATAGGGCTTCGCTTTGATCGCAACTGCACCAAGCTGTTACGCGATTTGGCTTGGCCTTCTATTATTGTTTCCCTATGGATGTTGGGCACGTCTATAGGGTGTGGCATGCTGCTTTATCTCTTTACGGACCTTCCCATCTCCACGGCGCTTTTGGGTTCGACCGCTGGCGGTGTCGCCGAGATGGCGCTCCTCGCTCTCTCCCTTGGGGCAGACGTGGCGAGCGTCACCTTGCTTCAGACCTTCCGTCTCGTCGGTTCGATGTTTGTTATGCCTCTGTTGGGTGCCAGGTACGCTGGAAGCGATGGGGGCTCGCTCGACGAAGAGCTCCCACCTTGCAGCTCAAGCTGTGATTCAAGCGATTCGAGCCCCTGGAGATATATGACTTTTGTGGGGTTGGCTCTCTTAGGAGGATGGGCGGGCACGATAAGCCATGTTCCAGCAGGAAGCCTGTTGGGCTCTATGTTCTTTGTAGGCGTTTTTTGTGCTTTGGGTATACCCATGTGGTCCCCTCCGAAGATCATCAGGTCTATCGCTCAGACTGGCGTAGGTATAACCATAGGCTTGAGCATGACCGAGGAGACGTTCAGGCAACTTTACTTTATGTTGCCCCCGGTTTTGTTGCTCACCGGGGGCATGATAGCCTGTGCCGTAGCCTTGGGTTTTCTCCTCAAGCGCATCACTGGTTGGGACTTGGTGACGTGCCTGTTGTCGGCATCTCCTGCTGGTTTGACTCAAATGGGCGCGATAGCCGATGAGATGGGAGCTGACCCGTTGATAGTCAGTCTCATGCACACGGTGCGCCTCGTGAGCATCCTCATCGTGATGCCATTTTCCCTTTCCGCTCTGCTTTCTTAG
- a CDS encoding aminopeptidase — protein MIGKEVLMTRGARKVIKICANVSQGERVLIITDPERLNIANLLMGVMEEDVEPVMAVMFPNKYDGQEPPDIIACAMLEADVVIMPVTRSISHSTAVHNALNNGARVLAMSAFVEEQMYVGGIQADFVKQRPECERFAEHFTNSNKVEITSSSGTRFTASIKGRNGNAHSCIVNEPGQYSAVPNIEANVAPVEGTAEGVIVVDGSVPNFGIGIVESPIAIKVKNGSITEIAGGKEAALLNSLLKGLRDSAALNIAQIAIGLNPEIRRFNGIMLNDHGVYGSVHVGIGTSHNLGGEVKAPIHYDVMMANPTVSLDGRVVIDSGEVVG, from the coding sequence ATGATAGGTAAAGAAGTATTGATGACGAGAGGAGCGCGCAAGGTGATTAAGATTTGCGCAAACGTATCCCAGGGGGAAAGGGTTTTAATAATTACCGATCCAGAGAGACTAAATATAGCAAACCTACTGATGGGTGTGATGGAAGAGGATGTTGAACCGGTGATGGCAGTTATGTTTCCCAATAAATATGATGGCCAAGAACCACCTGATATCATTGCCTGTGCCATGCTTGAGGCTGATGTTGTAATTATGCCTGTGACTAGGTCGATTTCACATTCCACTGCTGTTCATAATGCTCTCAATAATGGTGCGAGGGTTCTTGCTATGTCGGCTTTTGTGGAGGAACAAATGTATGTAGGCGGGATTCAAGCTGATTTTGTTAAGCAGAGACCTGAGTGTGAAAGATTTGCGGAACATTTTACCAATTCGAACAAAGTAGAAATTACATCTTCAAGCGGTACCAGGTTTACAGCTAGTATCAAAGGCCGCAACGGTAACGCTCATTCATGTATAGTAAATGAACCAGGACAATATTCGGCTGTTCCAAATATTGAAGCAAATGTCGCACCAGTGGAGGGAACCGCGGAAGGAGTAATTGTTGTTGATGGCTCTGTTCCAAATTTCGGTATCGGTATTGTAGAATCTCCCATCGCAATAAAGGTTAAAAATGGCTCTATAACAGAAATTGCTGGTGGCAAGGAGGCTGCACTTCTCAATAGTCTTTTAAAGGGACTCAGGGATTCTGCAGCCTTAAATATTGCACAGATAGCAATAGGACTAAATCCCGAGATAAGAAGGTTTAATGGTATTATGCTTAATGATCATGGTGTATACGGTAGCGTACATGTAGGGATTGGGACTAGTCATAATCTTGGTGGTGAGGTTAAGGCCCCGATTCATTATGATGTAATGATGGCTAATCCTACAGTATCTCTTGATGGTAGGGTAGTCATTGATAGTGGGGAAGTTGTTGGATAA